In Bacillus sp. DX3.1, one genomic interval encodes:
- a CDS encoding nitrous oxide-stimulated promoter family protein, whose translation MNRIEREEKTISIMIDMYCKNEHEQDTICEECQKLKEYAYFRLSKCPFQEKKPACQNCKIHCYKPDMKDFVKDVMKKSGPKMILKHPYFAVMHVVDTMKKAPDLPKRKRAKRKNGLSNKPVFSFINVNDK comes from the coding sequence ATGAATCGAATTGAACGTGAAGAGAAAACAATTAGCATTATGATTGATATGTATTGTAAAAACGAACATGAACAAGATACTATATGTGAAGAATGTCAGAAGTTAAAAGAGTATGCTTATTTTCGTTTATCAAAATGTCCATTTCAAGAGAAGAAGCCAGCATGTCAAAATTGCAAAATTCATTGTTATAAACCAGATATGAAAGATTTCGTTAAGGATGTTATGAAGAAGAGCGGACCGAAAATGATTTTAAAACATCCATATTTCGCGGTCATGCATGTTGTTGACACAATGAAGAAGGCTCCTGACTTACCGAAAAGAAAAAGAGCTAAAAGAAAAAACGGGTTGTCTAACAAGCCCGTTTTTTCTTTTATTAACGTAAACGACAAATAG
- a CDS encoding IS6 family transposase, whose translation MRYFKGKQFKKDIILVAVGYYCRFSLSYRDVSEILKERGISVHPTTIMRWVHEYGNLMYQIWKKKNKTVQLSWRLDETYIKVKGKWCYLYRAIDKEGQTLDIQLRKKRDTQAAYAFMKRLVRTYGEPTVLTTDKAPSLICAFKKLQRIDFYKNTFHRTTKYLNNLIEQDHRHVKRRFARSLGFQSLRHASRTIKGIETLHAIYKQRRSLQSDSVFSAYNELQNLLTVS comes from the coding sequence ATGAGATATTTTAAAGGAAAACAGTTTAAGAAAGATATCATTTTAGTAGCCGTTGGCTACTATTGTCGTTTTTCTCTAAGCTATCGTGATGTGTCTGAAATTCTGAAGGAACGTGGTATTTCAGTTCATCCCACAACGATTATGCGCTGGGTACATGAATATGGCAATCTGATGTATCAAATTTGGAAAAAGAAAAACAAAACGGTACAGTTATCTTGGCGTTTGGATGAAACCTATATTAAAGTCAAAGGAAAATGGTGTTATTTATATCGTGCCATTGACAAAGAGGGGCAAACGCTTGATATTCAACTGCGTAAAAAGAGAGATACACAAGCGGCATATGCTTTTATGAAAAGACTGGTTCGAACTTATGGAGAACCAACGGTTCTGACTACAGATAAGGCTCCTTCTTTAATTTGCGCATTTAAAAAATTACAGAGGATAGACTTTTACAAAAATACCTTTCATCGTACAACAAAATATCTCAATAATCTCATTGAGCAAGATCATCGACACGTGAAGCGCCGTTTCGCTCGTTCCTTAGGATTTCAAAGTCTTCGTCATGCCTCACGTACGATAAAAGGGATAGAAACGCTTCATGCCATATACAAACAAAGACGAAGTCTTCAATCAGACTCCGTCTTTTCGGCGTATAACGAATTACAGAATTTATTAACGGTTTCATAA
- a CDS encoding DNA-binding protein: MYPLGSKERPIIVKVSSKARAEKVAAICEAYNFYYIVGLEFNEDVTDLKKAIKDCSRPANIYESCSCNSGKRYKFCCMNKEIELDI, translated from the coding sequence ATGTATCCACTAGGTTCTAAAGAACGTCCTATCATCGTAAAGGTTTCGTCTAAAGCAAGAGCAGAGAAAGTGGCTGCGATTTGTGAGGCATACAATTTTTACTACATAGTTGGACTAGAATTCAACGAAGATGTGACGGATTTAAAAAAAGCAATCAAAGATTGCTCAAGGCCAGCAAATATTTATGAGAGTTGTTCATGTAACAGTGGGAAGAGGTACAAGTTTTGTTGTATGAACAAAGAAATTGAGCTGGATATATAA
- a CDS encoding IS4 family transposase, with the protein MKKLSSSQVFRLLSEELQRVFSPQALTELAKQTQFVQRNSKFRAQDLSALCIGMGQDIASYSLARLCGNLESETGVLMSPEGLNLRLNTQAVEFLRSLFSQLLQKQLLSMTSLYSSFSAYFRRIRILDATTFQVSDQLATAYPGSGGSGKASGVKIQLEYDLLSGQFLHVEVGPGKQNDVNYGKEIQHTVDLQDLCIRDLGYFSLIDLDAIQQKGAYYLSRLKMNTKIFQKNEHVLTFKNGSIKKKYQYTMIDLEAIMNQLQPGECYEIPVVYIGRSYGLPARAVIYRLTPEQEAQRRKDRAYKEKKKNMTFSDRTKKLQGINVYVTNIPSEYVSKEAIHEFYSLRWQIEIIFKTWKSIFHIHHNTNVKKERLECHIYGKLIALLLSSTVMFQMRQLLLVKKQKELSEWKAMYMIHDYFRTLYRHIQLQSIQLTKSFLRLFHLLDKNGRKSHRYRKKTVFDILGIAYEQHLSK; encoded by the coding sequence ATGAAAAAACTATCTAGTTCTCAAGTGTTTCGACTGCTTTCAGAGGAATTACAACGCGTCTTTTCACCACAAGCATTAACAGAGCTTGCCAAACAAACTCAGTTTGTTCAACGTAACAGTAAATTCAGGGCACAAGATTTATCTGCCTTATGTATTGGGATGGGACAAGACATTGCGAGTTATTCTCTGGCTAGACTATGTGGAAATTTGGAATCAGAAACCGGCGTCCTGATGAGTCCAGAAGGACTAAATCTAAGGTTGAATACACAAGCAGTGGAATTTTTACGCTCTTTATTCTCACAGTTATTACAAAAACAATTGTTATCCATGACATCTCTCTATTCCTCTTTTTCAGCATATTTTCGTCGTATTCGGATTTTAGATGCCACCACGTTTCAAGTCTCGGATCAACTTGCGACGGCTTATCCTGGTTCAGGAGGAAGTGGAAAGGCTTCTGGCGTAAAAATACAGTTAGAATACGATTTGCTGAGTGGGCAATTTTTACATGTTGAAGTGGGGCCAGGTAAACAAAATGATGTGAATTATGGGAAAGAGATTCAACATACTGTTGATTTACAAGATTTATGCATACGAGATTTAGGGTATTTTAGTTTAATTGATTTAGATGCAATCCAACAAAAAGGGGCGTACTATTTATCTCGATTAAAAATGAACACCAAAATATTTCAAAAAAATGAGCATGTTCTTACCTTTAAAAACGGATCCATTAAGAAAAAATATCAATACACAATGATTGACTTAGAAGCCATCATGAATCAGTTACAGCCGGGTGAATGTTATGAAATTCCTGTTGTTTATATCGGTCGGAGTTATGGACTTCCAGCACGAGCCGTGATTTACAGACTAACCCCTGAGCAAGAAGCACAACGTAGAAAAGATCGTGCATACAAAGAGAAAAAGAAGAATATGACTTTTAGCGATCGAACCAAAAAACTGCAAGGAATCAATGTGTACGTTACCAATATTCCATCGGAATATGTCTCAAAAGAAGCCATTCATGAATTCTACTCCCTTCGTTGGCAAATCGAAATCATTTTTAAAACATGGAAATCTATTTTTCATATTCATCACAATACAAATGTAAAAAAGGAACGGTTAGAGTGTCATATCTATGGAAAGTTAATTGCGCTCTTATTATCCTCTACTGTGATGTTTCAAATGAGGCAATTATTACTGGTCAAGAAACAAAAAGAGTTAAGTGAATGGAAAGCCATGTATATGATTCACGATTACTTTCGAACATTATATCGCCATATACAACTTCAATCGATCCAGTTAACAAAAAGTTTTCTTCGCTTGTTCCATTTACTTGATAAAAATGGACGGAAATCGCATCGATATCGAAAGAAAACGGTGTTTGATATTTTAGGTATTGCATACGAACAACATCTATCCAAGTAA
- a CDS encoding SMI1/KNR4 family protein, producing the protein MQQNLINTYQKEDDFLGGINDDFIQNAEKLLKVKFPKSYRWFLNTYGSGGLAGMEIYGCEDTFEDSSVVYHTNMYREQYNLSLNYVVLNDIDGTVTCLDVNQMNNKECPVILWSRFTKELYKITYNNFYSYLLDCLQESVDNFYEED; encoded by the coding sequence TTGCAACAGAACCTTATTAATACTTATCAAAAAGAAGATGATTTTCTAGGTGGAATAAATGATGATTTTATTCAAAATGCTGAAAAGCTATTGAAGGTAAAATTCCCAAAAAGCTATCGTTGGTTTTTAAATACATATGGTAGTGGAGGACTTGCTGGTATGGAGATTTATGGGTGTGAAGATACGTTTGAAGACTCCTCAGTTGTGTATCATACCAATATGTATAGAGAGCAGTATAATTTATCTTTAAATTATGTTGTGCTCAATGATATAGATGGTACAGTGACTTGCCTAGATGTAAATCAAATGAATAATAAGGAATGTCCAGTCATTTTATGGAGCCGTTTTACTAAAGAACTCTATAAAATCACCTATAATAATTTTTATAGCTACTTATTAGACTGTTTACAAGAGTCCGTGGATAATTTTTATGAAGAAGATTAA
- a CDS encoding IS6 family transposase (programmed frameshift), producing the protein MRYFKGKQFKKDIILVAVGYYCRFSLSYRDVSEILKERGISVHPTTIMRWVHEYGNLMYQIWKKKNKTVQLSWRLDETYIKVKGKWCYLYRAIDKEGQTLDIQLRKKRDTQAAYAFMKRLVRTYGEPMVLTTDKVPSLICAFKKLQRIDFYKNTFHRTIKYLNNLIEQDHRHVKRRFARSLGFQSLRHASRTIKGIETLHAIYKQRRSLQSDSVFSAYNELQNLLTVS; encoded by the exons ATGAGATATTTTAAAGGAAAACAGTTTAAGAAAGATATCATTTTAGTAGCCGTTGGCTACTATTGTCGTTTTTCTCTAAGCTATCGTGATGTGTCTGAAATTCTGAAGGAACGTGGTATTTCAGTTCATCCCACAACGATTATGCGCTGGGTACATGAATATGGCAATCTGATGTATCAGATTTGGAAAAAGAAAAACAAAACGGTACAGTTATCTTGGCGTTTGGATGAAACCTATATTAAAGTCAAAGGAAAATGGTGTTATTTATATCGTGCCATTGACAAAGAGGGGCAAACGCTTGATATTCAACTGCGTA AAAAGAGAGATACACAAGCGGCATATGCTTTTATGAAAAGACTGGTTCGAACTTATGGAGAACCTATGGTTCTGACTACAGATAAGGTTCCTTCTTTAATTTGCGCATTTAAAAAATTACAGAGGATAGACTTTTACAAAAATACCTTTCATCGTACAATAAAATATCTCAATAATCTCATTGAGCAAGATCATCGACACGTGAAGCGCCGTTTCGCTCGTTCCTTAGGATTTCAAAGTCTTCGTCATGCCTCACGTACGATAAAAGGGATAGAAACGCTTCATGCCATATACAAACAAAGACGAAGTCTTCAATCAGACTCCGTCTTTTCGGCGTATAACGAATTACAGAATTTATTAACGGTTTCATAA
- the tdcB gene encoding bifunctional threonine ammonia-lyase/L-serine ammonia-lyase TdcB, which translates to MINKNLPLNIGDIKKAQQILSGNARKTPLVKSFYLTSKTGGEIHLKLENMQLTGSFKFRGAFNKISNLTDEEKAHGVIACSAGNHAQGVALSSHLLGIKSKIVMPISAPQAKVDATRGYGSEVILHGDTFDDAKAKCEEIIQETGETYLHPYDDVEVMAGQGTIGLDILDDMWDVDTVIVPIGGGGIISGIAVALKSFNPSINIIGIQADNVHGMKASYDVGKIVSHYEAPTIADGCAVKIPGDLTFEIVKELVDDIVTVSEDELEVAMKDLLQRGKAVVEGAGALATAALLAGKVDQYTKGKKVVAVISGGNVDLKRISSVCEHFFVANEVK; encoded by the coding sequence ATGATTAACAAAAATTTACCACTTAACATTGGTGATATAAAAAAGGCTCAACAAATTCTTTCTGGAAATGCACGTAAGACTCCCCTTGTTAAATCATTTTATTTGACGAGTAAAACGGGTGGAGAAATTCATTTGAAGTTAGAAAATATGCAATTAACTGGATCATTTAAGTTTCGTGGTGCATTTAATAAAATTTCAAATTTAACAGATGAAGAAAAAGCACATGGTGTAATTGCTTGTTCAGCTGGGAATCATGCACAAGGTGTTGCATTATCTTCTCATTTACTTGGAATCAAAAGTAAAATTGTTATGCCAATTTCTGCACCACAAGCCAAAGTTGATGCTACCAGAGGATATGGTTCTGAAGTTATTTTACATGGGGATACCTTTGATGATGCTAAGGCTAAATGTGAAGAGATTATACAGGAAACAGGAGAAACATATTTACATCCATATGATGATGTAGAGGTAATGGCAGGCCAAGGAACAATTGGTTTAGATATTCTTGATGATATGTGGGATGTTGATACTGTAATTGTGCCTATTGGTGGTGGAGGTATTATTTCAGGAATTGCAGTTGCACTTAAATCATTTAATCCATCAATTAATATTATTGGTATTCAAGCTGATAATGTTCATGGAATGAAAGCTTCTTATGATGTTGGAAAAATTGTATCCCATTATGAAGCACCAACAATAGCTGATGGATGTGCTGTTAAAATACCAGGAGACTTAACCTTTGAAATTGTTAAAGAATTAGTGGATGATATTGTAACGGTATCAGAAGATGAATTAGAAGTAGCCATGAAAGACTTACTACAACGTGGAAAAGCTGTCGTAGAAGGAGCTGGAGCATTAGCTACAGCTGCTCTTCTTGCAGGAAAAGTTGATCAATATACAAAAGGTAAAAAAGTAGTAGCGGTTATTTCAGGTGGAAATGTGGACTTAAAACGCATTTCAAGTGTATGTGAGCATTTCTTTGTTGCGAATGAAGTAAAATAA
- a CDS encoding class I SAM-dependent methyltransferase translates to MFSYYSTLCTELYDFTKPVGYSLSGDIEYYQERLKTCQGRILEAAVGSGRFIIPLLEAGYIIDGIDYSPEMLNSCRKRCEERGLNSNLYEGKLQEFSLPFNYEAIIIPTGSFCLIEKREDSLDALKCFYKHLVSGGRLIIDLQLPHDWKTGEISTSTFSLPNGDGITLESKSIEMDWLNQLTVSYMKYEKWRQGKLIQTELQRFALRWYGIEEFKLILENIGFSDITCSADYVYEKQPSNAGQIITFEAVRKR, encoded by the coding sequence ATGTTTAGTTATTACAGTACACTTTGTACCGAGCTCTATGATTTCACAAAACCTGTGGGGTATTCTTTAAGCGGTGATATTGAATATTACCAAGAACGGTTAAAAACTTGTCAGGGACGTATTCTTGAAGCGGCAGTTGGCTCAGGGCGTTTTATTATTCCACTTCTTGAGGCTGGATATATAATTGATGGAATTGATTATTCTCCTGAAATGTTGAATTCTTGTCGGAAACGTTGTGAAGAAAGAGGATTAAACTCTAATTTATATGAAGGTAAATTACAGGAATTTTCATTGCCATTTAATTATGAGGCGATTATTATTCCTACGGGTTCCTTTTGTTTAATCGAAAAGCGAGAAGACTCTCTAGACGCATTGAAATGTTTTTATAAACATCTTGTTTCAGGGGGACGCTTGATTATTGATCTTCAATTACCTCATGATTGGAAAACAGGCGAGATTTCTACTTCAACTTTTTCTCTACCTAACGGGGATGGGATTACGCTGGAAAGCAAATCGATTGAAATGGATTGGCTCAATCAACTTACTGTATCCTACATGAAATATGAGAAATGGCGTCAAGGAAAGTTGATTCAAACCGAGTTGCAACGTTTTGCGTTGCGTTGGTATGGAATCGAGGAATTTAAGCTTATTTTGGAAAATATCGGTTTCTCTGATATTACATGCTCTGCTGATTATGTTTACGAGAAGCAACCATCGAATGCGGGTCAAATCATTACTTTTGAAGCCGTAAGAAAACGATAA